A single Saccharolobus shibatae B12 DNA region contains:
- a CDS encoding transglutaminase-like domain-containing protein produces MGVIISDGGKVFLFSFLFATTMTRYKLSAEVSFSRPSEIMGKLYMIPYKDNGQKVLSFDVDYPSFCKVSVNQDRFRNEYLSFDCNPSDYFSISINYEVEIHSFSKSENEENVFLSSSKYVNIDKFRRFNIPYSSLDDLLNKITSFVRDSIKYDKNNSNVKSAFGSLIMGSGVCVNYSHVTLGILRALGIPARYVVGLIPYSIKEAHAWVEVKVNDVWFPVDPTNATKGMQYLKWAIGRDDSDVRSKIWYRKPTSFDFSFNWYFK; encoded by the coding sequence ATCGGCGTTATCATTTCAGATGGTGGTAAAGTTTTTCTTTTTTCTTTCTTATTTGCAACCACAATGACTAGATATAAGCTATCCGCTGAAGTTTCCTTTTCTAGGCCTAGTGAAATAATGGGTAAGCTTTATATGATTCCTTATAAGGATAATGGGCAAAAGGTCCTTTCTTTTGATGTCGATTACCCCTCATTTTGCAAGGTTAGTGTAAATCAAGATAGATTTAGAAATGAGTATTTATCCTTTGACTGTAATCCCTCTGACTACTTTTCAATTAGTATCAATTATGAGGTCGAAATTCATTCTTTCTCGAAATCTGAGAATGAGGAGAATGTTTTTCTCTCTTCAAGCAAATATGTTAATATTGATAAGTTTAGGAGGTTTAACATACCATATTCCTCACTTGATGATCTCCTAAATAAAATCACGAGTTTTGTTAGGGATAGTATTAAGTACGATAAAAACAATAGTAACGTTAAATCGGCATTTGGCTCCTTAATTATGGGATCTGGAGTTTGCGTAAACTATAGCCACGTTACACTAGGAATTCTAAGAGCATTGGGAATTCCTGCTAGGTACGTTGTGGGTTTAATTCCATATTCTATTAAGGAAGCCCACGCATGGGTTGAGGTTAAGGTTAATGATGTGTGGTTCCCCGTTGATCCCACTAATGCGACTAAAGGAATGCAGTATTTGAAATGGGCTATTGGAAGGGATGATAGTGATGTTAGGAGTAAGATCTGGTATCGCAAACCCACAAGTTTTGATTTCTCTTTTAACTGGTATTTCAAATAA
- a CDS encoding DUF973 family protein — protein MSQQDNEILGLQKVRRGVWYLILSQLISIPLAIVIIVVLFASRSLLPMIVTIVVGLAITIPFLILTYINMRKGFEALVSIGRDLKYGVNGIILAVIGTVLVLIALVFTAPFIFSLLISSTSSVSSLASSSVVGASIISIIGGLIGLIGYVLLFIAFMKTGEIYNEKDVKDGGLVALIGYILSIILSIIGLIVLLIGFYMIYAGLEKVIENLPRQQPNLPPPSTPLGQVGIGKLYSNGMAEVTIYSQYQLGILSATILGTNYSTNNITPNQLSLGYNAIKIDFKASFTFVSGNIYVIQLTLSNGQTLNISVVYQP, from the coding sequence ATGTCTCAACAAGATAATGAAATTCTAGGGTTACAAAAGGTAAGAAGAGGAGTTTGGTATTTAATATTATCACAATTAATCAGTATTCCTTTAGCAATAGTAATTATTGTAGTCTTATTTGCGTCTAGAAGTCTCCTGCCAATGATAGTAACTATAGTAGTTGGTTTAGCAATTACCATTCCTTTCTTAATTTTGACATATATTAATATGAGGAAAGGCTTTGAAGCTTTAGTTTCAATTGGCAGGGACTTAAAGTACGGTGTTAACGGGATAATTTTAGCAGTAATCGGAACTGTATTAGTATTGATAGCTCTCGTGTTCACAGCACCGTTTATATTTTCGCTATTAATATCTTCCACATCTTCTGTCTCTTCATTAGCCTCTTCATCAGTAGTAGGGGCAAGTATCATTTCCATAATTGGTGGGTTAATAGGTCTTATAGGTTATGTACTCCTATTCATAGCTTTTATGAAAACTGGCGAGATTTATAATGAAAAGGATGTAAAAGATGGTGGTCTAGTTGCATTAATAGGCTATATTTTATCTATAATCCTTTCAATAATAGGTTTGATAGTGCTCTTAATAGGGTTCTACATGATATATGCTGGATTAGAAAAAGTAATAGAGAATCTACCTAGACAACAGCCCAATTTACCTCCACCTTCCACACCTCTAGGACAAGTCGGAATAGGTAAGCTTTATAGTAATGGTATGGCAGAAGTTACCATTTACTCTCAATATCAACTAGGAATTTTAAGTGCTACAATATTAGGCACTAATTATTCAACGAATAATATTACGCCTAATCAGCTTTCTTTAGGCTATAACGCTATTAAAATCGATTTCAAAGCTTCATTCACTTTTGTATCTGGTAACATTTACGTTATACAACTAACTTTATCAAATGGGCAAACGTTAAACATTAGTGTAGTATATCAGCCTTAA
- a CDS encoding Lrp/AsnC family transcriptional regulator, giving the protein MGVNIIRLDDTDEKILEILRYNAKKSLKELSDELGIPISTVRYRIKRLEDAQIIRGYVAIIDRVNLGLNVSLVMEIETVPYSIKKVAQELGEIPEVVRIYGLDNGPRLHVHMIFKDDASAHQFIANKLYNIKGIKTVSISRIIERYKIDPSVLL; this is encoded by the coding sequence ATGGGAGTTAATATAATAAGACTTGATGATACTGATGAAAAAATACTTGAGATCTTACGCTATAATGCTAAAAAGAGTTTAAAAGAGTTGTCGGACGAACTGGGAATTCCTATAAGTACCGTGAGGTATAGGATAAAGAGACTGGAAGACGCTCAAATAATAAGAGGGTATGTAGCCATAATAGACAGAGTGAATCTAGGTTTAAATGTTTCATTAGTCATGGAAATAGAGACTGTGCCTTATTCCATAAAAAAGGTAGCTCAAGAACTAGGTGAAATACCAGAAGTGGTGAGAATATATGGTTTAGATAATGGGCCTAGATTACACGTACATATGATCTTTAAAGATGATGCAAGCGCACATCAATTTATAGCCAATAAATTGTACAATATTAAGGGAATTAAGACTGTTTCCATTTCAAGAATAATTGAGAGATATAAGATAGACCCGTCGGTATTGCTATGA
- a CDS encoding thiamine pyrophosphate-dependent enzyme, whose amino-acid sequence MVEKEIEEKVYKSIIKTIKDTPLEEFYTSGHRTCQGCESALVMRFLAKAAGQRTIVIGATGCMYVANTTYYSTSWIVPWVHTQLGGSGAAALGTAAALRALMRKGKIKQEPINVIAFCGDLGCADMGLSGVSNAMTYDYNLLIVLYDNESSANTDIQETSMTPYGAQTSFSRPGKQRRIMKKRWKKSVVPMIIAGHRNIRYAATMTPAYPLDSINKIRKALAIGGPTFIHSLDPCPKGWDYDPRFSHELGVLAAETGLWPLYEYIDGEIVYNEPTKSIVEGRMKRKPVKEYLEKQGRFSHFTEEDIEHVQRMVDEMYDEWEIPGVMPIKSLNVKISDK is encoded by the coding sequence ATGGTTGAAAAGGAAATAGAGGAAAAGGTGTATAAGTCAATTATTAAGACAATAAAAGATACACCACTGGAAGAGTTCTATACATCTGGCCATAGGACTTGTCAAGGATGTGAGTCGGCATTAGTCATGAGGTTTTTGGCTAAAGCTGCCGGACAAAGGACAATAGTTATAGGAGCTACTGGATGCATGTATGTGGCAAATACTACATATTATAGCACGTCATGGATAGTACCATGGGTTCACACGCAATTGGGAGGATCTGGTGCAGCTGCATTAGGTACCGCTGCAGCATTGAGAGCATTAATGAGGAAAGGAAAAATAAAGCAAGAACCTATAAACGTGATAGCCTTCTGTGGAGATCTAGGATGTGCGGATATGGGTTTGTCTGGAGTTTCAAACGCAATGACGTATGACTATAACTTACTCATAGTACTTTATGATAATGAATCTTCGGCTAACACTGATATTCAAGAGACTAGTATGACACCTTATGGAGCACAGACCTCATTCAGTAGGCCAGGTAAGCAAAGAAGGATAATGAAGAAGAGGTGGAAGAAGAGTGTAGTCCCAATGATAATAGCAGGACATAGGAACATTAGATACGCCGCCACTATGACCCCTGCCTATCCACTGGATTCAATAAACAAGATCAGGAAGGCATTAGCAATAGGAGGGCCAACGTTCATTCATTCCTTAGATCCATGCCCAAAGGGATGGGATTACGATCCAAGGTTCTCTCATGAACTGGGAGTATTGGCAGCTGAAACTGGGCTATGGCCATTATATGAGTATATTGATGGGGAGATAGTGTACAATGAGCCCACAAAGAGTATAGTGGAGGGTAGAATGAAGAGAAAACCGGTAAAAGAGTACTTAGAAAAGCAAGGAAGATTCTCACACTTTACAGAGGAAGACATCGAGCACGTACAAAGGATGGTTGACGAGATGTATGACGAATGGGAAATCCCCGGAGTAATGCCAATAAAGTCGTTAAATGTAAAGATAAGTGACAAATAA
- a CDS encoding pyruvate ferredoxin oxidoreductase, which yields MTEVKKLVEKEVLMNGTQAVAHAAMYADVDVVAAYPIRPYTEVMDTISKLIADGELDAEFIVAEGEHGQFETVKHASLAGARTLVGSSGVGWLYGMEAIVVTATDRAPVVAIIGNRALDDPGAYGVEHNDALMVRDVGWLLVWVDTAQEAFDTTLIAYRVAEDQRVLLPLGISMDGGFLTHSEQIVRLPPKELVKNFLPPYNRGKYLVHPDNPITVAPQVNEDWVMEIRRQHEEAMERARGVIVEAYEEFKKVFGRYPGSTNELQMPENPFVEPYMIDDAEVVLIGMGTVSKPMKVAIKNMRRQGYKVGMLRIRWFRPFPTQDVIKYLANSRVVCVVDRDYSMGSPNRGGVVYHEIRSSLYDLDQRPRVINFIGGLGGREITIQDVEKITKIGYEHRDTPITKPVYWVGVRGDPW from the coding sequence ATGACAGAGGTCAAAAAATTAGTAGAAAAAGAGGTATTAATGAACGGAACACAAGCAGTTGCTCATGCTGCAATGTATGCAGATGTGGACGTAGTTGCAGCTTATCCAATTAGACCATATACTGAAGTTATGGACACGATCTCTAAATTAATAGCAGATGGTGAATTGGATGCAGAGTTCATAGTTGCTGAAGGAGAACACGGACAGTTTGAAACCGTGAAGCATGCCTCTTTAGCTGGAGCGAGGACTTTAGTGGGAAGTAGTGGAGTTGGATGGCTTTACGGAATGGAGGCAATAGTGGTTACGGCAACAGATCGTGCTCCAGTAGTCGCAATAATAGGGAATAGGGCTCTAGATGATCCTGGAGCTTATGGAGTTGAACACAATGATGCGTTAATGGTAAGGGATGTGGGTTGGTTATTGGTATGGGTTGACACTGCTCAAGAGGCTTTCGATACTACGTTAATAGCTTATAGGGTAGCTGAAGATCAAAGGGTGTTACTACCCTTAGGCATATCTATGGATGGTGGATTTCTGACGCACTCAGAACAAATAGTGAGACTACCTCCTAAGGAACTGGTTAAGAACTTCTTACCGCCATATAATAGAGGCAAGTATTTGGTTCACCCCGATAATCCAATTACTGTGGCTCCTCAAGTTAACGAAGATTGGGTTATGGAGATAAGGAGACAACATGAAGAGGCTATGGAGAGGGCTAGGGGCGTAATAGTTGAGGCATATGAGGAATTTAAAAAGGTGTTCGGGAGATATCCAGGTTCAACCAATGAGTTACAAATGCCGGAAAACCCATTTGTAGAGCCGTATATGATTGATGACGCTGAAGTAGTGTTAATTGGAATGGGAACAGTTTCTAAACCGATGAAAGTCGCGATAAAGAATATGAGAAGACAAGGCTATAAGGTGGGAATGTTAAGGATAAGGTGGTTCAGGCCATTCCCAACACAAGATGTCATTAAGTATTTAGCAAATTCTAGGGTGGTGTGTGTTGTTGATAGGGATTACTCAATGGGATCTCCAAACAGAGGAGGGGTCGTCTATCATGAAATTAGATCTTCATTATATGATCTAGATCAGAGGCCCAGAGTTATAAACTTCATAGGAGGATTAGGAGGGAGGGAGATAACTATCCAAGACGTGGAGAAGATAACTAAGATAGGTTACGAGCATAGGGATACTCCCATAACGAAACCCGTCTATTGGGTTGGGGTCAGAGGAGACCCCTGGTAA
- a CDS encoding 4Fe-4S dicluster-binding protein: MGVKDEVKYVEIVYRGIFQKRLAKYIAEGIVYTAREMGRPALSFGRYGDSPERNGVPAKYYVGIGNGVNEEDLIGYSTRVEPDLVDAIIVLDDTLLKGVESWAWQGVQPINLKLKNNGTMLVTSTKRINELLKMIPKKDFNWTLGVINTEPSFSGLWAFKDDLTMEKVWGGLAKLRPDIIDLDHLIKYVSKKQDANKRISAVKEAYSSVDYRSVMKGEGIDFVYNPPRLLTWQEMLEGTVIPAVPRGKRNELFKRGTTKFERPTVDFDTCIKCKLCWIYCPDECFDETPDGYYDIAYDYCVGCGICADVCPVKDCIVMVDESMFADYRRPYEMWKENKAKYKEWLKNVRQARKERVYVPGLGR, from the coding sequence ATGGGAGTAAAAGATGAAGTGAAGTATGTAGAGATAGTATATAGGGGTATATTCCAGAAAAGATTGGCAAAGTATATTGCAGAAGGAATCGTGTATACTGCAAGGGAAATGGGGAGACCAGCGCTATCTTTTGGAAGATATGGAGATTCTCCAGAAAGGAACGGAGTACCGGCGAAATACTATGTTGGAATAGGAAATGGCGTGAACGAGGAAGACCTAATAGGATACTCAACAAGAGTAGAGCCAGATCTAGTAGATGCCATTATTGTATTAGACGATACCCTATTAAAGGGTGTAGAATCGTGGGCATGGCAAGGGGTACAACCAATCAACCTTAAACTAAAGAATAACGGGACAATGTTAGTAACCTCTACCAAGAGAATTAACGAATTGTTGAAAATGATACCTAAAAAGGACTTCAATTGGACTCTAGGAGTAATAAATACTGAACCATCATTTTCGGGACTATGGGCATTTAAGGATGACTTAACAATGGAGAAAGTCTGGGGAGGATTAGCAAAGTTAAGACCAGATATAATTGATTTAGATCATTTAATTAAATATGTAAGTAAAAAACAAGATGCTAACAAGAGAATATCTGCGGTCAAGGAAGCATATTCGTCAGTAGATTACAGAAGTGTGATGAAAGGTGAGGGAATAGATTTCGTATATAATCCGCCTAGACTACTAACATGGCAGGAGATGTTGGAAGGTACAGTAATTCCAGCAGTTCCTAGAGGAAAGAGAAACGAACTCTTTAAGAGAGGGACTACGAAATTTGAGAGACCTACAGTAGATTTCGACACTTGTATCAAATGTAAGTTATGTTGGATATACTGTCCGGATGAATGTTTTGATGAGACGCCGGATGGATATTACGATATAGCATATGATTACTGTGTAGGATGTGGCATATGCGCTGATGTATGTCCCGTTAAGGATTGCATAGTAATGGTAGATGAATCGATGTTCGCAGATTACAGAAGACCATATGAGATGTGGAAGGAGAATAAGGCAAAGTACAAGGAATGGTTAAAGAATGTAAGGCAAGCTAGGAAAGAAAGGGTTTACGTTCCGGGGTTAGGGAGATGA
- a CDS encoding L-lactate MFS transporter encodes MLVVAATISMALVSVYEYSWTLYTVPLGKIFHVAPGSAALGLTFTIYIIVQALSMFVAGRIADRYGPRLISMLGGIITGIGYITSAFANSLPLLYLTYGFGSIGVGIIYGTAISTAVKWFPDKRGLATGIIEIGFGGGSFALSPLIQYIITSISYSAAFIYMGIAQLIVITLLAFFFAYPPPQWLPKGFNPQEYERKRKMIKRSKNDFSVSQMVKTWQWWVIYISFFLIAGSGLSIIGHLIPYGRSLGFSIAAVIAVFLFPFANGLGRFVMGTVSDYLGRPYTMTLSFGISGISMLSVAFIPKIAPLYLTLIFLTAFTWGPLFSLFPPLVGDYYGPKHSGANYGLTYTAKALAGIFAGYGASILFTSYGIKETLVITGLMAIVSAILALTLRPPKMPTAQIASAESQRDSVESKTK; translated from the coding sequence ATGTTAGTAGTAGCAGCAACTATTTCAATGGCACTTGTTAGTGTGTATGAATACTCATGGACATTATATACGGTACCATTAGGTAAAATATTTCATGTAGCTCCAGGGTCAGCCGCACTAGGACTCACGTTTACAATCTATATTATTGTCCAAGCTCTATCAATGTTTGTTGCAGGTAGGATCGCAGATAGATACGGTCCTAGACTAATTTCCATGTTAGGTGGGATAATCACTGGCATTGGGTACATTACCTCCGCCTTTGCTAATTCCCTACCACTACTATATCTTACCTATGGTTTCGGGAGTATAGGAGTTGGTATAATATACGGCACTGCAATAAGCACTGCAGTAAAATGGTTCCCAGATAAAAGAGGTCTAGCAACTGGAATTATAGAAATAGGTTTCGGTGGTGGATCATTTGCGTTATCCCCCTTAATACAATATATCATCACTTCAATTAGTTACAGTGCCGCATTCATCTACATGGGAATTGCCCAACTAATAGTTATTACTCTGTTAGCGTTCTTCTTTGCCTATCCCCCTCCCCAGTGGTTACCTAAAGGCTTTAATCCTCAGGAATATGAGAGAAAACGTAAGATGATAAAGAGGAGTAAAAATGATTTTAGCGTATCACAAATGGTTAAAACGTGGCAATGGTGGGTAATTTACATATCATTTTTCCTTATTGCCGGATCTGGTCTATCCATAATTGGGCATCTAATACCTTACGGTAGATCGCTGGGATTTAGTATAGCTGCAGTAATCGCGGTGTTCTTATTCCCCTTCGCCAATGGTTTAGGAAGATTTGTAATGGGTACGGTATCTGACTACTTAGGACGACCATATACTATGACGCTGTCTTTTGGAATTAGTGGAATTTCCATGCTTTCAGTAGCGTTCATACCAAAGATTGCACCACTATACCTTACCTTGATTTTCCTCACAGCATTCACATGGGGTCCGCTATTCTCTTTATTCCCTCCATTAGTAGGTGATTATTATGGCCCTAAACACTCTGGAGCTAATTACGGATTAACCTATACTGCAAAGGCATTAGCTGGTATATTTGCCGGTTACGGTGCGTCAATACTGTTCACCTCATATGGCATAAAGGAGACATTGGTCATAACTGGTTTAATGGCAATAGTATCTGCAATCCTAGCCTTAACCTTGAGACCACCAAAGATGCCTACTGCCCAGATAGCAAGTGCTGAGAGTCAAAGAGATAGTGTAGAGTCTAAAACCAAATAA
- a CDS encoding IS1 family transposase: MDLVTLAQLILLILRNLNFKPRKHNLEDIAYAISAYLLGVQITKLGIPPSTLYYYTKKLGVKRRKEERPTCPSCNSNKVIKNGSSRGKTKYKCKTCKRTFYQTPNHKLGRDQKERILKEYLNGMSMRGIAKVEGKPLTTVYSLIKRKGVEAYVNLLVLQEQLKGFTAKVTILDESWTYLRVRHGPKREDIWIWSALADGAPFFTTGDRDYGSFRFLLNSLPKSEVIYTDGYSVYQVLDNRIASKKYTYTVESYNSYCRAHLARLARDTRGGNRSKRMVDYSLALLNVMYPVIYSREITPLNEAYRKGVENIRENLI; the protein is encoded by the coding sequence ATGGATCTCGTAACCCTTGCACAATTAATACTTCTGATTCTAAGAAATTTAAACTTTAAGCCGAGAAAGCACAATCTAGAAGACATTGCCTACGCAATATCAGCATACTTACTGGGAGTACAAATTACAAAACTCGGGATACCACCATCAACACTCTACTACTACACCAAAAAATTGGGGGTAAAGAGAAGAAAAGAAGAAAGACCCACATGTCCATCATGTAACTCAAACAAGGTAATAAAAAACGGATCGTCCAGAGGAAAAACAAAATACAAGTGCAAAACGTGTAAAAGAACGTTTTACCAAACACCTAATCACAAGTTGGGAAGAGACCAAAAGGAGAGGATCTTGAAGGAGTACTTGAACGGGATGAGCATGAGGGGAATAGCTAAGGTTGAAGGAAAACCGTTAACCACAGTTTACAGTCTAATAAAGAGAAAAGGAGTAGAGGCATACGTTAATCTATTAGTATTACAAGAACAACTAAAGGGCTTTACTGCAAAGGTCACGATACTTGACGAGAGTTGGACTTACCTTAGGGTTAGGCACGGTCCCAAGAGGGAGGATATTTGGATTTGGAGTGCACTAGCTGATGGTGCTCCTTTCTTTACTACTGGTGATAGGGATTACGGGAGTTTTCGTTTTCTCTTGAATTCTCTCCCTAAGAGTGAGGTTATTTACACTGATGGTTACTCTGTTTATCAAGTTCTTGATAATCGTATTGCGAGTAAGAAGTACACTTACACCGTGGAGAGTTATAACTCTTACTGTAGGGCCCACCTTGCTAGGTTAGCTAGAGACACTAGGGGTGGTAATAGGAGTAAGAGGATGGTTGATTATAGTCTTGCCTTGTTGAACGTCATGTACCCTGTAATCTATTCAAGGGAGATTACTCCCTTGAATGAGGCTTACCGGAAGGGAGTAGAGAATATTAGAGAAAATCTGATATAA